In Herbaspirillum sp. WKF16, one genomic interval encodes:
- a CDS encoding ABC transporter substrate-binding protein, with protein MKSIRNTLGTALLAIGCAAAAPSMAAEKAVIYQAFQSIQYLPLYVAINEGLFTKRGLEVQKVTAGSGAQGVAAVIGGHADFSLQDPMTAVLANLKGASLINVAMVVAGVPVWTVAPGNSPVKSITDLKDQTISTAIPPTTSTYLLQSLLKQKGLDASVKLNTVAIGTEISPVTAGRAAAATLYQPQVEQALANGYKIVHDFAKQYDGVYAFSTIDTLKSTIEKKPQMVQSFVSGIADAEKLMQASPEVAYKVAIAEFPQLEQSVVRAAVKRMLDQKIYPATPSISKEAFQAGLDLQISIGNIKAGQVSYDSAVDNSFAEKAGK; from the coding sequence ATGAAGTCCATCCGCAATACACTGGGCACCGCGCTCCTGGCTATCGGCTGCGCCGCGGCGGCGCCATCGATGGCGGCCGAGAAGGCAGTGATCTACCAGGCCTTCCAATCGATCCAGTACCTGCCGCTGTACGTGGCGATCAACGAGGGCCTGTTCACCAAGCGCGGCCTGGAGGTGCAGAAGGTCACCGCCGGCAGCGGCGCCCAGGGCGTGGCGGCGGTCATCGGCGGGCATGCCGACTTCTCTCTGCAGGATCCGATGACGGCGGTGCTGGCCAACCTGAAGGGCGCCTCGCTGATCAACGTCGCCATGGTGGTGGCCGGCGTGCCGGTGTGGACGGTCGCGCCGGGCAATTCGCCGGTAAAGTCGATCACCGACCTGAAGGACCAGACCATCTCCACCGCCATCCCGCCCACCACCAGCACCTACCTGCTGCAAAGCCTGCTCAAGCAGAAGGGGCTGGACGCCTCGGTGAAGCTCAACACGGTCGCCATCGGCACCGAGATCTCACCGGTCACGGCCGGGCGCGCGGCCGCGGCCACGCTGTACCAGCCGCAGGTCGAGCAGGCCCTGGCCAACGGCTACAAGATCGTGCACGACTTCGCCAAGCAGTATGACGGCGTGTATGCCTTCTCCACCATCGACACGCTGAAGTCGACCATCGAGAAGAAGCCGCAAATGGTGCAGAGCTTCGTCTCCGGCATCGCCGACGCCGAGAAGCTGATGCAGGCTTCGCCCGAGGTCGCCTACAAGGTCGCCATCGCCGAGTTCCCGCAGCTGGAGCAAAGCGTGGTGCGCGCGGCGGTCAAGCGCATGCTGGACCAGAAGATCTATCCGGCCACGCCGTCGATCTCGAAGGAAGCCTTCCAGGCCGGCCTCGACCTGCAGATCTCGATCGGCAACATCAAGGCCGGACAGGTAAGCTACGACAGCGCGGTCGACAACAGCTTCGCCGAGAAGGCCGGCAAGTAA
- a CDS encoding ABC transporter permease: MKTKNTGATAIVATILVVAVVLWQMAAQANLINGQLLGSPLGIYRSAVIGFTQGQLLFDTWVTLVETLLGLVVGSGLGIALGLVLWFYPRTSSIVEQFSILLNSIPKIALGPLIIIWFGSGMVSKIWLAGISTFAVAIISACAAAQEVDRDLLNLFKSFKAQRAKIFSKLILPASVPWIFSIFRINIGFALIGAVVGEFIASENGLGHAVFVAGSLFDLNTVWLGVIILTLMAALLTWVVQLTEERVISWKGEQ, translated from the coding sequence ATGAAAACCAAAAATACCGGCGCCACCGCCATCGTCGCCACTATCCTGGTGGTGGCCGTGGTGCTGTGGCAGATGGCCGCGCAGGCCAACCTGATCAACGGCCAGCTGCTCGGCTCGCCGCTGGGCATCTACCGCTCGGCCGTGATCGGCTTCACGCAAGGCCAGCTGCTGTTCGACACCTGGGTCACCCTGGTCGAGACCCTGCTCGGGCTGGTGGTGGGCAGCGGCCTTGGCATCGCGCTGGGACTGGTGCTGTGGTTCTACCCGCGCACCTCGTCCATCGTCGAGCAGTTCTCCATCCTGTTGAACAGCATCCCCAAGATCGCGCTGGGGCCGCTGATCATCATCTGGTTCGGCTCCGGCATGGTGTCGAAGATCTGGCTGGCCGGCATCTCGACCTTCGCGGTGGCCATCATCTCCGCCTGCGCCGCGGCGCAGGAGGTCGACCGCGACCTGCTGAACCTGTTCAAGTCCTTCAAGGCGCAGCGCGCCAAGATCTTCAGCAAGCTGATCCTGCCGGCCTCGGTGCCGTGGATCTTCTCCATCTTCCGCATCAACATCGGTTTCGCGCTGATCGGCGCGGTCGTGGGCGAGTTCATCGCCTCCGAAAACGGTCTCGGACACGCCGTGTTCGTGGCCGGTTCTCTGTTTGACCTCAATACCGTCTGGCTGGGGGTGATCATCCTCACGCTCATGGCGGCCTTGCTCACCTGGGTTGTACAACTGACAGAAGAAAGGGTTATTTCATGGAAAGGCGAACAATGA
- a CDS encoding ABC transporter ATP-binding protein has translation MLENRLEVSNLSHSFIKSNDEEIRIFQHLNFSVGKAEIVAIVGRSGAGKSTLFNLISGLLKPTAGKISLGVRDDGRPGSIAYMLQKDLLLPWRTIMDNAVLGIELHRKVTEADRTRASAMLARYGLESVANAYPHSLSGGMKQRVALCRTLLSDPTVVLLDEPFSALDYETRLMLENDVISLTRSEGTSVILVTHDIDEAIAMSNRIVVLGGRPAKIMREEHIELTVEGSNGERDAITARGAPEFPRYHKEIWNALRASDVANAAVNA, from the coding sequence ATGTTGGAGAACCGTCTTGAAGTCAGCAACCTCAGTCATTCCTTCATCAAGTCCAACGATGAAGAGATCCGCATCTTCCAGCATCTCAATTTCAGCGTCGGCAAGGCCGAGATCGTCGCGATCGTCGGCCGCAGCGGCGCCGGCAAGAGCACGCTGTTCAACCTGATCTCGGGCTTGCTCAAGCCGACGGCCGGCAAGATCTCGCTGGGCGTGCGCGACGACGGCCGTCCCGGCAGCATCGCCTACATGCTGCAGAAGGACTTGCTGCTGCCCTGGCGCACCATCATGGATAACGCCGTGCTGGGCATCGAACTGCACCGCAAGGTAACCGAGGCCGACCGCACCCGCGCCAGCGCCATGCTGGCGCGCTATGGCCTGGAGTCGGTGGCCAACGCCTATCCCCATTCGCTCTCGGGCGGCATGAAGCAGCGCGTGGCGCTGTGTCGCACGCTGCTCTCCGACCCCACCGTGGTGCTGCTGGACGAACCCTTCTCCGCGCTCGACTACGAGACCCGCCTGATGCTGGAGAACGACGTCATCAGCCTGACCCGCAGCGAGGGCACCAGCGTGATCCTGGTGACGCACGACATCGACGAGGCCATCGCCATGAGCAACCGCATCGTGGTGCTGGGCGGTCGGCCGGCGAAGATCATGCGCGAGGAACACATCGAACTGACGGTGGAGGGCAGCAACGGCGAACGCGACGCCATCACCGCGCGCGGCGCGCCGGAGTTCCCGCGCTACCACAAGGAAATCTGGAACGCGCTGCGCGCCAGCGACGTGGCCAACGCCGCCGTGAACGCCTGA
- a CDS encoding MgtC/SapB family protein gives MTDLLEIFYRLLIAMLIGCAIGIDRNLRGKPTGMKTLGLVALGSALATMASMNFALDANGYSHDAVSRAIQGVITGIGFLGAGVIIHEQATEKVRGLTTAASIWVTAAVGIVCGVGWWPVALMATALILILFTVGRKIENSLHRQWMRKSDHERADISSREED, from the coding sequence ATGACCGATCTCCTGGAAATCTTTTACCGCCTCCTCATCGCCATGCTGATCGGCTGCGCCATCGGCATCGACCGCAACCTGCGCGGCAAGCCCACCGGCATGAAGACGCTGGGACTGGTGGCGCTGGGCTCGGCCCTGGCCACCATGGCCAGCATGAACTTCGCGCTCGACGCCAACGGCTACAGCCATGACGCGGTGAGCCGCGCCATCCAGGGCGTGATCACCGGCATCGGCTTCCTCGGCGCCGGCGTCATCATCCACGAGCAGGCCACCGAAAAAGTGCGCGGCCTGACCACCGCGGCGTCGATCTGGGTCACGGCCGCGGTCGGCATCGTGTGCGGCGTGGGCTGGTGGCCGGTGGCGCTGATGGCGACCGCCCTGATCCTCATCTTGTTTACCGTGGGCCGCAAGATCGAGAACTCCCTGCACCGCCAGTGGATGCGCAAGAGCGACCACGAACGCGCCGACATCAGCTCCCGCGAAGAAGACTAA
- a CDS encoding MFS transporter, with protein MSKANRIALFSLRTPQMRAFHLTWMAFFVCFFAWFACAPLMPVIKGEFNLTAGQIANINIAAVAVTILVRLVIGPMCDRFGPRKTYTGLLLAGAVPVIGVAFAQSYESFLFFRLLIGAVGASFVITQYHTSVMFAPNVVGTANAATAGWGNAGGGVAQGLMPLLMAALVMLGVSHGWGWRAALLVPGVLMIVMAAVYWRFTQDCPEGNFDELRASGVTIESGKKGGWGSFKAAAANYRVWMLFVTYGACFGVEIFIHNIAAIYYVDHFGLSLESAGIAAASFGLLALFARALGGFISDKVAAAGGLNRRATLLFVLMLGEGLGLLWFAHAGSVAGAVVAMLCFGLFTHMACGATYALVPFIDRRALGGVAGIIGAGGNVGAVLAGFLMKGLGDTQQTLSALGVLVTVSALCAAAVRFTTTDKNDEPVLVDNKVAA; from the coding sequence ATGAGCAAAGCAAACCGTATCGCGTTGTTTTCGCTGCGCACGCCGCAGATGCGCGCCTTCCATCTGACCTGGATGGCTTTCTTCGTCTGCTTCTTCGCCTGGTTCGCCTGCGCGCCCCTGATGCCGGTGATCAAGGGCGAGTTCAACCTGACGGCCGGGCAGATCGCCAACATCAATATCGCCGCGGTGGCCGTGACCATCCTGGTGCGCCTGGTCATCGGTCCCATGTGCGACCGCTTCGGCCCGCGCAAGACCTACACCGGCCTGCTGCTGGCCGGCGCCGTGCCGGTGATCGGCGTGGCCTTCGCCCAGAGCTATGAGAGCTTCCTGTTCTTCCGCCTGCTGATCGGCGCGGTCGGCGCCAGCTTCGTGATCACCCAGTACCACACCTCCGTGATGTTCGCGCCCAATGTGGTGGGCACCGCCAATGCGGCTACCGCCGGTTGGGGCAATGCCGGCGGCGGCGTGGCGCAGGGCCTGATGCCGCTGCTGATGGCGGCGCTGGTCATGCTCGGCGTGTCGCACGGCTGGGGCTGGCGCGCGGCGCTGCTGGTGCCGGGCGTACTGATGATCGTCATGGCCGCAGTGTACTGGCGCTTTACCCAGGACTGCCCGGAAGGCAATTTCGACGAACTGCGCGCCTCCGGCGTGACCATCGAGAGCGGCAAGAAAGGCGGCTGGGGCAGCTTCAAGGCAGCCGCCGCCAACTACCGCGTATGGATGCTGTTCGTGACCTACGGCGCCTGCTTCGGCGTGGAGATCTTCATCCACAACATCGCCGCCATCTATTACGTTGACCACTTCGGGCTGTCGCTGGAATCGGCCGGCATCGCCGCTGCCAGCTTCGGCTTGCTGGCGCTCTTCGCCCGCGCCCTGGGCGGCTTCATCTCCGACAAGGTGGCCGCGGCCGGCGGCCTGAACCGCCGCGCCACCCTGCTGTTCGTGCTGATGCTGGGCGAAGGCCTGGGCCTGCTGTGGTTCGCCCATGCCGGCAGCGTCGCCGGCGCGGTGGTCGCCATGCTGTGCTTCGGCCTGTTCACCCACATGGCCTGCGGCGCCACCTATGCGCTGGTGCCCTTCATCGACCGCCGCGCGCTGGGCGGCGTGGCCGGCATCATCGGCGCCGGCGGCAACGTGGGCGCGGTGCTGGCGGGCTTCCTGATGAAGGGCCTGGGCGATACCCAGCAGACCCTGTCGGCGCTGGGCGTGCTGGTGACCGTCTCGGCGCTGTGCGCGGCGGCGGTGCGTTTCACCACGACGGACAAGAACGACGAGCCGGTGCTCGTGGACAACAAAGTAGCGGCCTGA
- the nirB gene encoding nitrite reductase large subunit NirB: MNIIVIGHGMVGHKFLECLAESGAAKLKVTILCEEPRPAYDRVHLSEFFSGKSADDLSLVAPGFFEAGKSPVEFDLKLNAKAQHIDCVNKSVLVNVDGVAQTLAYDKLILATGSYPFVPTVAGNQRRDCFVYRTIEDLEAMLECGRRSKSGVVIGGGLLGLECAKALRDMQLDTHVVEFAPRLMAVQIDESGGRILSRKMEELGVTAHTQKNTVEIVDGKAHTHRMNFEDGSHLETDMIVFSAGIRPRDELAREAGLKVGDRGGIVIDNSCLTSDPSIYAVGECALWNGKIFGLVAPGYDMARTAARHLLSHMDEAAELPQFNGADMSTKLKLMGVDVASIGDAHGKEAGSRSFQFTDERRQIYKKIVVSESGKHLLGAVMVGDAAEYGTLLQMMLNKIELPESPEFLILPQSDGKSKPGLGVDALPESAQICSCNNVSKGQLCAAVAAGVTGIGELKACTKAGTACGGCVPLVTQVMKAEMKKQGLAVNNHVCEHFPYSRQEIHHLVRVGQIKSFDELLAKHGKGLGCDICKPLAANVLASLWNDFVLKKEHASLQDSNDYFLGNIQKDGTYSVVPRMAGGEVTPDGLIAVGQIAKKYGLYTKITGGQRVDLFGARVDQLPDIWEELIAAGFETGHAYGKSLRTVKSCVGSTWCRYGVGDSVGFAVRLENRYKGLRSPHKIKFGVSGCTRECAEAQGKDVGIIATDKGWNLYVCGNGGMKPRHAELIASDLDEATLTRYVDRFLMFYVRTADRLQRTSTWRENLEGGIDYLKSVVIDDKLGIAAELEAEMQRVVDTYECEWKKAVTDPETRKRFRHFVNSRAADGNIRFVEERGQIRPATLAEKKLLEIAVVAEAV; encoded by the coding sequence ATGAACATCATCGTCATCGGCCACGGCATGGTCGGCCACAAATTCCTGGAATGCCTGGCCGAGAGCGGCGCGGCCAAGCTCAAGGTCACCATCCTGTGCGAAGAGCCGCGCCCGGCCTACGACCGCGTGCACCTCTCCGAATTCTTCTCGGGCAAGAGCGCGGACGACCTGTCGTTGGTGGCGCCCGGTTTCTTCGAGGCGGGCAAGAGCCCGGTCGAGTTCGATCTCAAGTTGAACGCCAAGGCCCAGCACATCGACTGCGTGAACAAGAGCGTGCTGGTGAATGTGGACGGCGTGGCGCAGACGCTGGCCTACGACAAGCTGATCCTGGCCACCGGCTCCTACCCTTTTGTGCCGACGGTGGCGGGCAACCAGCGTCGTGATTGCTTCGTCTACCGCACCATCGAAGACCTGGAAGCGATGCTGGAATGCGGCCGGCGCTCCAAGAGCGGCGTGGTGATCGGCGGCGGCCTGCTGGGGCTGGAGTGCGCCAAGGCCCTGCGCGACATGCAGCTGGACACCCACGTGGTGGAGTTCGCGCCGCGCCTGATGGCGGTGCAGATCGACGAGAGCGGCGGCCGCATCCTGAGCCGGAAGATGGAAGAGCTGGGCGTAACCGCGCACACGCAGAAGAACACCGTGGAAATCGTCGACGGCAAGGCCCACACGCACCGCATGAACTTCGAAGACGGCTCGCACCTGGAGACCGACATGATCGTGTTCTCCGCCGGCATCCGTCCGCGCGACGAGCTGGCGCGCGAGGCCGGACTGAAGGTGGGCGACCGCGGCGGCATCGTGATCGACAACAGCTGCCTGACCTCGGATCCCAGCATCTACGCCGTGGGCGAGTGCGCGCTGTGGAACGGCAAGATCTTCGGCCTGGTGGCGCCCGGCTACGACATGGCGCGCACCGCCGCGCGCCACCTGCTGTCGCACATGGATGAGGCGGCCGAGCTGCCGCAGTTCAACGGCGCCGACATGAGCACCAAGTTGAAGCTCATGGGCGTGGACGTGGCCAGCATCGGCGACGCGCATGGAAAGGAAGCCGGCAGCCGCTCCTTCCAGTTCACCGACGAGCGTCGCCAGATCTACAAGAAGATCGTGGTCTCCGAATCCGGCAAGCACCTGCTGGGCGCGGTGATGGTGGGCGATGCCGCCGAGTACGGCACGCTGCTGCAGATGATGTTGAACAAGATCGAGCTGCCGGAGTCGCCGGAGTTCCTGATCCTGCCGCAATCGGATGGCAAGTCCAAGCCCGGCCTGGGCGTGGACGCGCTGCCGGAGTCGGCGCAGATCTGCTCCTGCAACAATGTCTCCAAGGGCCAGTTGTGCGCGGCGGTGGCCGCGGGCGTGACCGGCATCGGCGAGCTCAAGGCCTGCACCAAGGCCGGCACCGCCTGCGGCGGCTGCGTGCCGCTGGTGACGCAGGTGATGAAGGCCGAGATGAAGAAGCAAGGCCTGGCCGTCAACAACCACGTCTGCGAACACTTCCCCTACTCGCGCCAGGAGATCCATCACCTGGTGCGCGTGGGCCAGATCAAGAGCTTCGATGAACTGCTGGCCAAGCACGGCAAGGGGCTGGGCTGCGACATCTGCAAGCCGCTGGCCGCCAACGTGCTGGCTTCTTTGTGGAACGACTTCGTGCTGAAGAAAGAGCACGCCAGCCTGCAGGACTCGAACGACTACTTCCTGGGCAACATCCAGAAGGACGGCACCTACTCGGTGGTGCCGCGCATGGCCGGCGGCGAAGTCACGCCCGACGGCCTGATCGCGGTGGGCCAGATCGCCAAGAAATATGGCCTCTACACCAAGATCACCGGCGGCCAGCGGGTGGACCTGTTCGGCGCGCGCGTGGACCAGCTGCCCGACATCTGGGAGGAGCTGATCGCCGCCGGCTTCGAGACCGGCCACGCCTACGGCAAGTCCTTGCGCACGGTGAAATCCTGCGTGGGCTCGACCTGGTGCCGCTACGGCGTGGGCGACAGCGTCGGCTTCGCGGTCCGCCTGGAGAACCGCTACAAGGGCCTGCGCTCGCCGCACAAGATCAAGTTCGGCGTCTCCGGCTGCACCCGCGAATGCGCCGAGGCGCAAGGCAAGGACGTCGGCATCATCGCCACCGACAAGGGCTGGAACCTGTACGTGTGCGGCAACGGCGGCATGAAGCCGCGCCACGCCGAGCTGATCGCCTCCGACCTCGATGAGGCAACGCTGACGCGCTACGTGGACCGCTTCCTGATGTTCTACGTGCGCACCGCCGACCGCCTGCAACGCACCAGCACCTGGCGCGAGAACCTGGAAGGCGGCATCGACTACCTGAAGAGCGTGGTGATCGACGACAAGCTGGGCATCGCCGCCGAACTGGAGGCCGAGATGCAGCGCGTGGTCGACACCTACGAGTGCGAATGGAAGAAGGCCGTGACCGATCCCGAGACGCGCAAGCGCTTCCGCCACTTCGTCAACAGCCGCGCGGCCGACGGCAACATCCGCTTCGTCGAAGAGCGTGGCCAGATCCGCCCGGCGACGCTGGCGGAGAAGAAGCTGCTGGAGATTGCGGTAGTGGCCGAAGCGGTTTGA
- the nirD gene encoding nitrite reductase small subunit NirD encodes MHSDQQIKNWIPICDLDDIVPNTGVCALIGGQQVAVFHVIDGADAGKEARVFAIGNYDPNSEASVLSRGLVGSLGERIVVASPIYKHHFDLQTGECLEEPANSVHAWPARIDAGRVWIGA; translated from the coding sequence ATGCACAGCGACCAACAAATCAAGAACTGGATCCCCATCTGCGACCTGGATGACATCGTGCCCAACACCGGCGTCTGCGCGCTGATCGGCGGCCAGCAGGTAGCGGTGTTCCACGTCATCGACGGCGCCGACGCGGGCAAGGAAGCGCGCGTATTCGCCATCGGCAACTACGACCCCAACTCGGAAGCCTCGGTGCTCTCGCGCGGGCTGGTCGGCAGCCTGGGCGAGCGCATTGTGGTGGCCTCTCCGATCTACAAGCACCACTTCGACCTGCAGACCGGCGAGTGCCTGGAAGAGCCGGCCAACTCGGTGCATGCCTGGCCGGCGCGCATCGACGCCGGCCGCGTCTGGATCGGCGCCTGA
- a CDS encoding NAD(P)/FAD-dependent oxidoreductase — protein sequence MHAPADNARKPSLVVIGNGMAGMRTVEELLKLAPELYDITVFGAEPHGNYNRIMLSPVLAGDKGIDDIMLNTREWYAENNIALHAGDPVQHIDRRRRTVKSRSGVEVKYDRLLLATGSTPFIIPVPGHELPGVIAFRDIQDVDAMLEAARRHRHAVVIGGGLLGLEAANGLMRQGMEVTVVHVSDTLMNQQLDKPAAALLKKALEAKGLRFLLNADTAEIAGSDRVAAVRFKDGSEIPADLVVMTAGVRPNIALAKSAGLHCERAIIVDDTLQTFDPRVYAVGECVQHRKATFGLVAPIWDQARVAGAHLAGAGHRRYVQQATATKLKVTGVDLYSAGDFIGGDDTEDLVVRDPRRGVYKRLVLRGNRLVGAVLYGDVKDGPWYFELIQAGRDISGFRRELPFGEAMCQKAA from the coding sequence ATGCACGCCCCGGCCGACAACGCGCGCAAGCCTTCGCTGGTGGTGATCGGCAACGGCATGGCCGGCATGCGCACGGTCGAGGAATTGCTCAAGCTGGCGCCGGAGCTCTACGACATCACCGTGTTCGGCGCCGAGCCGCACGGCAACTACAACCGCATCATGCTTTCGCCGGTGCTGGCGGGCGACAAGGGCATCGACGACATCATGCTCAACACCCGCGAGTGGTACGCCGAGAACAACATCGCGCTGCACGCCGGCGATCCGGTGCAACACATCGACCGCCGCCGCCGCACGGTGAAGTCCAGGAGCGGCGTCGAGGTGAAGTACGACCGCCTGTTGCTGGCCACCGGCTCCACGCCCTTCATCATCCCGGTGCCTGGCCACGAGCTGCCGGGCGTGATCGCCTTCCGCGACATCCAGGACGTCGACGCCATGCTGGAGGCGGCGCGCAGGCATCGCCACGCGGTGGTGATCGGCGGCGGCCTGCTCGGCCTGGAAGCGGCCAACGGCCTGATGCGCCAGGGCATGGAAGTGACCGTGGTGCACGTCTCCGATACGCTGATGAACCAGCAGCTGGACAAGCCCGCCGCCGCCCTGCTCAAGAAGGCGCTGGAGGCCAAGGGCCTGCGCTTCCTGCTCAATGCCGACACTGCTGAAATCGCCGGCTCCGACCGCGTCGCCGCGGTGCGCTTCAAGGATGGCTCGGAGATCCCGGCCGACCTGGTGGTGATGACCGCCGGCGTGCGCCCCAACATCGCGCTGGCCAAGTCGGCCGGCCTGCATTGCGAACGCGCCATCATCGTCGACGATACGCTGCAGACCTTTGACCCGCGCGTCTATGCCGTGGGCGAATGCGTGCAACACCGCAAAGCCACCTTCGGCCTGGTGGCGCCGATCTGGGACCAGGCGCGGGTGGCCGGCGCGCACCTGGCCGGCGCCGGCCATCGCCGCTACGTGCAGCAGGCCACCGCCACCAAGCTGAAGGTGACCGGCGTGGATCTCTATTCGGCGGGCGACTTCATCGGCGGCGACGACACCGAAGACCTTGTGGTGCGCGACCCGCGCCGCGGCGTCTACAAGCGCCTGGTGCTGCGCGGCAACCGGCTGGTGGGCGCGGTGCTGTACGGCGACGTCAAGGACGGCCCGTGGTACTTCGAGCTGATCCAGGCTGGCCGCGATATCTCAGGCTTCCGCCGCGAGCTGCCCTTCGGGGAAGCAATGTGCCAGAAGGCCGCATAA